From Cydia strobilella chromosome 7, ilCydStro3.1, whole genome shotgun sequence, one genomic window encodes:
- the LOC134742904 gene encoding lipoamide acyltransferase component of branched-chain alpha-keto acid dehydrogenase complex, mitochondrial, giving the protein MSILRTIVRIRNVNKCRMSCMLVQNDRLRSRNNEPIRLQASPGGVTRPFHTTTILDKIVKFKLSDIGEGIREVIVKEWFVKVGDKVQQFDNICEVQSDKAAVTITSRYDGTITKLYADVDQTVFVGQPLIDIEAEDGAEDSTPSLPEEVNKDAATPVPSDIEHNQRIRVLTTPAVRRIAAQFKVNLSTVTATGRNGRVLKEDVLAHLGISAEKSNEVPDAVQAVQTRAAKAEPAVDRTVPVTGFMKAMVKSMSESMKIPHLVLSDEYDVTKLFEARQNIKSLAERQGVKLSYMPIIVKAASLSLTEYPVLNSSPDSACETLTYKASHNIGLGMDTPNGLVVPVIKNVQNKSILEIARELNVLQEKGMKGQLGLNDLSGGTFTLSNVGVVGGTYASPIIFSPQVSIGALGKIQVLPRFDAEGNVVKAHILTVSWAADHRVVDGATVARFSNRMKQYLENPYTLLLDL; this is encoded by the exons ATGTCGATTTTAAGAACGATTGTGCGCATTCGAAATGTAAATAAGTGCCGTATGTCGTGTATGTTGGTCCAAAAT GATAGACTGCGATCGAGAAACAATGAGCCAATCAGATTACAAGCATCCCCAGGAGGAGTGACGAGGCCGTTCCACACGACGACTATACTGGACAAGATTGTAAAGTTCAAGCTTTCGGACATCGGGGAGGGTATACGAGAAGTTATTGTTAAAGAATG GTTCGTCAAAGTTGGCGACAAAGTACAGCAGTTTGACAACATCTGCGAAGTGCAGAGCGACAAGGCGGCGGTGACGATAACAAGTCGGTACGATGGCACCATCACAAAGTTGTACGCTGATGTTGACCAGACGGTATTCGTGGGTCAGCCGCTTATCGATATAGAAGCCGAAGATGGCGCTGAAG ATTCTACACCGAGCTTGCCTGAAGAAGTAAATAAGGATGCTGCCACTCCAGTACCAAGCGACATAGAACACAACCAAAGAATCAGAGTTTTGACTACACCAGCTGTCAGAAGAATAGCTGCGCAGTTCAAA GTGAACCTGAGTACCGTGACAGCAACAGGTCGCAACGGGCGAGTGCTAAAAGAGGACGTATTAGCGCACCTGGGTATCAGCGCCGAAAAATCCAACGAGGTGCCGGACGCCGTGCAAGCTGTGCAAACACGTGCAGCCAAGGCTGAGCCGGCGGTTGACAGGACCGTGCCGGTTACGGGCTTCATGAAGGCCATGGTGAAGTCGATGTCCGAATCTATG AAAATTCCTCATCTAGTTCTAAGCGACGAATACGACGTAACAAAACTGTTTGAAGCCAGACAGAACATTAAATCCCTGGCCGAGCGGCAAGGCGTGAAGCTCTCCTACATGCCCATCATAGTAAAAGCAGCATCGCTAAGCCTCACGGAGTACCCCGTGCTGAACAGCAGTCCTGACAGCGCCTGTGAGACACTCACGTATAAAGCGAGCCACAATATTGGACTGGGGATGGATACGCCAAATGGCCTGGTTGTGCCTGTTATTAAG aacgtacaaaataaaagtatacTGGAAATAGCGCGCGAGCTGAACGTTCTGCAGGAGAAGGGGATGAAAGGGCAACTCGGACTGAATGATCTCAGCGGAGGAACTTTCACGTTGTCGAACGTCGGGgtt GTCGGCGGAACATATGCTagtcctataatattttcacCGCAGGTGTCAATAGGTGCACTAGGAAAGATACag GTCCTACCGCGTTTCGACGCCGAAGGCAACGTAGTGAAGGCCCACATCCTCACCGTCAGCTGGGCGGCCGACCACCGCGTcgtagatggcgccactgtcGCACGCTTCTCCAACCGAATGAAGCAGTACCTAGAGAATCCTTACACGCTTCTCTTAGATTTATAA